One segment of Enterobacter ludwigii DNA contains the following:
- the parE gene encoding DNA topoisomerase IV subunit B has translation MTQTYNADAIEVLTGLEPVRRRPGMYTDTTRPNHLGQEVIDNSVDEALAGHAKRVDVILHADQSLEVIDDGRGMPVDIHPEEGVPAVELILCRLHAGGKFSNKNYQFSGGLHGVGISVVNALSRRVEVNVRRDGQVYNIAFENGEKVQDLQVVGTCGKRNTGTSVHFWPDESFFDSPRFSVSRLTHLLKAKAVLCPGVEITFKDNVNNTEQTWRYEDGLNDYLCEAVNGLPTLPEKPFVGNFTGDTEAVDWALLWLPEGGELLTESYVNLIPTMLGGTHVNGLRQGLLDAMREFCEYRNILPRGVKLSAEDIWDRCAYVLSVKMQDPQFAGQTKERLSSRQCAAFVSGVVKDAFTLWLNQNVQAAEMLAEMAISSAQRRLRAAKKVVRKKLTSGPALPGKLADCTAQDLNRTELFLVEGDSAGGSAKQARDREYQAIMPLKGKILNTWEVSSDEVLASQEVHDISVAIGIDPDSDDLSQLRYGKICILADADSDGLHIATLLCALFVKHFRTLVKNGHVHVALPPLYRIDLGKEVYYALTEEEKAGVLEQLKRKKGKPNVQRFKGLGEMNPMQLRETTLDPNTRRLVQLTISDEDEQQTNAMMDMLLAKKRSEDRRNWLQEKGDMADIEA, from the coding sequence ATGACGCAAACCTATAACGCTGATGCCATTGAGGTACTCACCGGGCTTGAGCCGGTTCGCCGCCGCCCTGGGATGTACACCGATACGACACGCCCAAACCATCTGGGCCAGGAAGTTATTGATAACAGTGTGGATGAAGCGTTGGCTGGCCATGCCAAACGCGTTGACGTCATCCTCCATGCCGATCAGTCGCTGGAAGTCATCGACGACGGACGCGGCATGCCGGTGGATATCCACCCGGAAGAGGGGGTGCCAGCCGTTGAGCTGATCCTCTGTCGTCTTCATGCGGGCGGTAAGTTCTCCAACAAAAACTACCAGTTCTCGGGTGGTTTGCACGGCGTGGGGATCTCCGTGGTTAACGCCCTGTCCAGACGCGTGGAAGTCAATGTCCGCCGCGACGGTCAGGTGTATAACATCGCCTTTGAAAACGGCGAGAAGGTGCAGGATCTGCAGGTCGTCGGCACGTGCGGCAAGCGCAATACCGGGACCAGCGTCCACTTCTGGCCTGACGAAAGCTTCTTTGACAGTCCTCGTTTCTCTGTTTCACGCCTGACGCACCTGCTGAAAGCCAAAGCGGTACTGTGCCCTGGCGTGGAAATTACCTTTAAAGATAACGTCAACAACACCGAACAGACCTGGCGCTATGAAGACGGTCTAAACGACTATCTGTGCGAAGCCGTTAACGGCCTGCCAACCCTGCCGGAAAAACCGTTTGTCGGTAATTTCACCGGTGATACGGAAGCGGTGGACTGGGCGCTGTTGTGGCTGCCGGAAGGCGGCGAGCTGCTGACCGAAAGCTACGTCAACCTGATCCCGACCATGCTTGGCGGTACGCACGTCAACGGTCTGCGTCAGGGGCTGCTGGATGCAATGCGCGAGTTCTGCGAATACCGCAACATTCTGCCCCGGGGCGTGAAGCTGTCGGCGGAAGATATCTGGGATCGCTGCGCCTACGTCCTGTCGGTGAAGATGCAGGATCCGCAGTTCGCCGGTCAGACCAAAGAACGTTTGTCCTCACGTCAGTGTGCGGCGTTCGTCTCCGGCGTGGTCAAAGATGCTTTCACCCTGTGGCTGAACCAGAACGTGCAGGCCGCCGAGATGCTGGCAGAAATGGCCATTTCCAGCGCCCAGCGACGCCTGCGTGCTGCCAAGAAGGTGGTGCGTAAAAAACTGACCAGTGGCCCGGCGCTTCCGGGCAAGCTGGCGGACTGTACCGCGCAGGATCTGAACCGCACCGAGCTGTTCCTCGTGGAAGGGGACTCGGCAGGAGGCTCTGCCAAGCAGGCGCGCGATCGTGAGTATCAGGCGATCATGCCGCTCAAGGGTAAGATCCTGAACACCTGGGAAGTGTCGTCGGATGAAGTGCTGGCCTCGCAGGAAGTGCATGATATCTCCGTTGCGATCGGTATCGATCCGGACAGCGACGATCTGAGCCAGCTGCGCTACGGTAAGATCTGTATCCTCGCGGATGCGGACTCCGATGGGCTGCACATCGCTACGCTGCTGTGCGCGCTGTTTGTGAAGCACTTCAGGACGCTGGTGAAAAACGGTCACGTCCATGTGGCGCTGCCGCCGCTCTACCGTATCGACCTCGGCAAAGAAGTTTACTACGCGCTGACGGAAGAGGAAAAAGCGGGCGTACTGGAACAGCTCAAGCGTAAAAAGGGCAAACCGAACGTGCAGCGCTTTAAAGGGCTGGGCGAGATGAACCCGATGCAGTTGCGCGAAACCACGCTGGATCCAAACACCCGCCGCCTGGTGCAATTGACCATCAGCGACGAAGACGAACAGCAAACCAACGCCATGATGGATATGCTGCTTGCCAAGAAGCGTTCGGAAGACCGACGCAACTGGCTGCAGGAAAAAGGCGATATGGCGGATATTGAGGCCTGA
- a CDS encoding TonB-dependent siderophore receptor, producing MATFTPSLSGVKGRALFSLLFMAPLVQAADNTAAQDGETLTVTADPNAVADATNGYQPLNTSTATLTNMPMLDIPQVVNTVSDKVLEDQHATTLDEALYNVSNVVQTNTLGGTQDAFVRRGFGANRDGSIMTNGLRTVLPRSFNAATERVEVLKGPASTLYGILDPGGLINVVTRRPEKQFGGSISGTSSSFGGGTGQLDVTGPIEGTRLAYRLTGEYQDEDYWRSFGKARSTFIAPSLTWFGDDATVTALYSHRDYKTPFDRGTIFDLTTKQPVNVDRKTRFDEPFNITDGQSDLAQLNAEYRLNSQWTAKFDYSYSQDKYSDNQARVMAYDAKTGNLTRRVDATQGSTQRMHSTRADLQGNVDIAGFYNEILTGVSYENYDLLRTDMIRCKNVKDFNIYHPSYGNLSKCTTVSAADSDQTLKQESYSAYAQDALYLTDKWIAVAGLRYQYYTQYAGKGRPFNVNTDSRDEQWTPKLGLVYKLTPSVSLFANYAQTFMPQSSIASYIGDLPPETSNAYEVGAKFDLFNGITANIALFDIHKRNVLYTESVAGENIAKTAGRVRSQGVEVDLAGSLTENTNIIASYGYTDAKVLEDPDYAGKPLPNVPRHTGSLFLTYDIHNVIGGNTLTIGGGGHGVSRRSATNGADYYLPGYVVADAFAAYKMKLQYPVTLQVNVKNLFDKTYYTSSIATNNLGNQPGDPREVQFTVKMEF from the coding sequence ATGGCTACGTTCACTCCTTCACTCTCTGGGGTAAAAGGGCGCGCGCTCTTTTCACTGCTGTTTATGGCGCCGCTGGTGCAGGCAGCAGACAACACCGCGGCTCAGGACGGCGAAACGCTTACCGTCACCGCCGATCCTAATGCCGTGGCCGATGCCACCAACGGCTATCAGCCGCTGAACACCTCCACCGCCACGCTGACCAACATGCCGATGCTGGATATCCCGCAGGTGGTAAATACTGTCAGCGATAAAGTGCTGGAAGATCAGCATGCTACCACGCTGGATGAAGCCCTCTATAACGTCAGTAACGTGGTGCAGACCAACACGCTGGGCGGCACGCAGGATGCGTTTGTACGCCGTGGATTTGGCGCGAACCGCGACGGTTCAATCATGACCAACGGCCTGCGCACCGTGCTGCCGCGCAGCTTTAACGCGGCCACCGAGCGTGTGGAAGTCCTCAAGGGACCGGCCTCAACGCTGTACGGCATCCTCGATCCGGGAGGGCTTATCAATGTGGTCACCCGACGCCCGGAAAAACAGTTTGGCGGTTCGATCTCGGGCACCTCCTCAAGTTTTGGCGGCGGTACCGGCCAGCTCGATGTCACAGGTCCCATTGAAGGAACGCGTCTGGCTTACCGCCTGACGGGCGAGTACCAGGACGAAGATTACTGGCGAAGTTTCGGCAAGGCGCGCAGCACCTTTATCGCGCCCTCGCTGACCTGGTTTGGCGATGACGCCACCGTGACCGCGCTCTATTCACATCGTGATTATAAGACGCCGTTCGATCGCGGTACGATCTTCGATCTCACGACCAAACAGCCGGTGAATGTTGACCGTAAAACCCGCTTTGACGAGCCGTTCAACATTACCGATGGCCAGTCCGATCTGGCGCAGCTCAACGCGGAATACCGCCTTAACAGCCAGTGGACGGCGAAGTTCGATTACAGCTACAGCCAGGATAAATACAGCGATAACCAGGCGCGGGTGATGGCCTATGACGCGAAAACCGGCAACCTGACCCGTCGTGTCGATGCGACGCAAGGATCAACGCAGCGCATGCATTCCACCCGTGCAGACCTGCAGGGGAACGTGGATATAGCGGGCTTTTACAATGAGATCCTGACCGGCGTGTCGTATGAGAATTACGACCTGCTGCGCACGGATATGATTCGCTGTAAGAATGTAAAAGATTTCAATATTTACCATCCGTCTTACGGCAATCTGAGCAAGTGTACGACCGTTTCCGCCGCGGACAGCGATCAGACGCTCAAGCAGGAGAGTTACTCCGCTTATGCTCAGGACGCCCTGTACCTGACGGATAAATGGATTGCCGTCGCGGGGCTGCGTTATCAGTATTACACCCAGTACGCGGGCAAGGGCCGGCCGTTCAACGTCAATACCGACAGCCGCGACGAGCAGTGGACGCCGAAGCTGGGGCTGGTCTACAAGCTCACGCCATCCGTCTCGCTGTTTGCGAACTACGCCCAGACGTTTATGCCGCAATCGTCCATCGCGAGCTACATTGGCGACCTGCCGCCAGAAACGTCCAATGCCTACGAAGTCGGCGCTAAATTTGACCTGTTCAACGGCATTACCGCCAACATCGCGCTGTTTGATATCCACAAGCGCAACGTGCTGTACACCGAAAGCGTGGCGGGTGAAAACATTGCTAAAACCGCTGGCCGCGTGCGCTCGCAGGGTGTGGAAGTGGATCTGGCTGGCTCTCTGACCGAGAACACCAATATTATTGCCAGCTATGGCTACACCGATGCGAAAGTGCTGGAAGACCCGGACTACGCCGGCAAACCGCTACCAAACGTGCCGCGCCATACCGGTTCGCTGTTCCTGACGTACGATATTCACAACGTCATCGGCGGGAATACCCTGACAATCGGCGGCGGTGGACACGGCGTGAGCCGTCGCTCCGCGACCAACGGTGCGGATTATTATTTGCCAGGGTACGTTGTTGCTGATGCCTTTGCGGCCTATAAAATGAAGCTACAGTATCCGGTGACGCTGCAGGTCAACGTGAAGAACCTGTTTGATAAGACCTACTACACCTCGTCGATTGCGACCAATAACCTCGGCAACCAGCCAGGCGATCCGCGTGAAGTGCAGTTTACGGTGAAGATGGAATTTTGA
- a CDS encoding ABC transporter ATP-binding protein: protein MAHNTNKSGLVLENLSAGYQKKIIVDEISLAIPPQKITVLVGANGCGKSTLLSTIARLLQPLGGAALLDGKAIHQQPTKAVARQLGILPQSPLLPEGLTVFELVSRGRFPWQNFMRQWSDEDEQAVEEALRLTGTAEFAHLPVESLSGGQRQRCWIAMALAQQTPYILLDEPTTFLDLRYQVEILELLHTLTRQHGRTVVVVLHDLNFAVNYGDSLVFLRQGKVEGVLHEGDTCTPELIKAVFEVDVHMSVNPLTGKPFFMPFRQVAEKS from the coding sequence GTGGCTCACAACACGAATAAGTCAGGGCTGGTTCTTGAGAACCTCTCTGCTGGCTATCAGAAAAAAATCATCGTCGATGAGATCTCGCTTGCGATCCCCCCACAGAAAATAACCGTTCTGGTGGGCGCGAACGGCTGTGGAAAATCCACGCTACTGAGCACGATCGCACGTCTGCTGCAACCGCTCGGGGGAGCTGCGCTGCTGGATGGCAAAGCCATTCATCAACAGCCAACCAAAGCGGTCGCCCGTCAGCTGGGCATTCTGCCGCAGTCACCGCTGTTGCCGGAAGGGTTAACCGTGTTTGAGCTGGTTTCACGCGGGCGTTTCCCCTGGCAAAATTTTATGCGCCAGTGGAGTGACGAAGACGAGCAGGCCGTGGAAGAGGCACTGCGCCTGACCGGTACGGCGGAGTTTGCCCATTTGCCGGTGGAAAGCCTTTCCGGCGGCCAGCGTCAGCGCTGCTGGATTGCGATGGCGCTGGCGCAGCAAACGCCCTATATCCTGCTCGACGAGCCGACAACGTTTCTTGACCTCCGCTATCAGGTGGAAATCCTTGAACTGCTGCATACGCTGACCCGTCAGCACGGGCGCACCGTCGTGGTGGTGCTGCACGATCTTAACTTCGCGGTGAACTACGGTGATTCCCTGGTCTTTTTACGCCAGGGGAAAGTCGAGGGCGTGCTTCACGAGGGCGATACCTGTACGCCGGAACTGATCAAAGCGGTGTTTGAGGTTGACGTACATATGTCAGTTAATCCGCTCACCGGCAAACCGTTCTTCATGCCGTTTCGCCAGGTCGCAGAAAAATCATGA
- a CDS encoding FecCD family ABC transporter permease — MMRTSLAFLLFALLLVMGAIAHLGTGARVISPLTVVQAFVDFDPRNFDHNIIIRLRLLRLLAAMLTGAALGVAGVLLQSVIRNPLGEPHILGLNAGAALAVVLTSALGFTLPFGRPLIAATGAAGLFLLVLMLSSSGRTGLTPMKVTLCGVAMSAFASSITATVLILDEQTLLALRTWLAGDLAGITEGTLRSASWAAGAGFALALWLSPSLNMLALGDRMAQGLGVSLLRTRLFALLAIALLCGAAVSVAGPIGFIGLVVPQLIRRLVTVDLCVMVPLSALCGGLVLLLADLAARTLFTPYELSTGIMTALVGAPVFIFMASRVFK, encoded by the coding sequence ATGATGCGAACGTCACTGGCTTTTCTGCTCTTTGCGCTGCTGCTGGTGATGGGCGCAATTGCGCACCTGGGCACGGGCGCGCGCGTTATTTCCCCCCTGACGGTCGTGCAGGCTTTTGTCGATTTCGACCCGCGCAATTTCGACCATAACATCATTATCAGGCTGCGCCTGTTACGCCTCCTTGCGGCCATGCTGACCGGCGCTGCACTTGGCGTGGCAGGCGTCTTGCTGCAGTCCGTTATCCGTAACCCGCTGGGTGAGCCACATATTCTGGGGCTGAATGCTGGCGCCGCGCTGGCCGTCGTGCTGACAAGTGCACTCGGGTTCACCCTGCCGTTTGGTCGCCCGTTGATTGCCGCCACCGGCGCCGCCGGGCTGTTTCTGCTGGTACTGATGCTCTCCTCTTCGGGACGCACCGGGTTGACGCCGATGAAAGTCACCTTGTGCGGGGTGGCGATGTCGGCGTTCGCCTCCTCGATTACCGCCACGGTCCTGATCCTCGATGAGCAGACGCTTCTCGCCTTACGCACCTGGCTGGCGGGGGATTTGGCCGGGATAACAGAAGGAACGCTTCGCAGCGCTTCGTGGGCCGCTGGCGCGGGTTTCGCCCTTGCGCTCTGGCTGTCGCCATCACTCAATATGCTGGCACTGGGAGACCGGATGGCCCAGGGGCTTGGCGTATCGCTTCTCAGGACGCGCCTGTTCGCGCTGCTGGCAATCGCGCTGCTGTGCGGCGCGGCAGTCTCCGTTGCCGGGCCGATTGGTTTTATTGGCCTCGTGGTGCCGCAGCTGATACGGCGTCTGGTGACGGTGGATCTGTGCGTGATGGTGCCGCTTTCAGCCCTGTGTGGAGGGTTGGTTTTGCTGCTGGCGGATCTCGCCGCCCGCACGCTGTTTACCCCTTATGAACTGTCGACCGGCATTATGACCGCGCTGGTCGGTGCTCCCGTCTTTATCTTTATGGCCTCGAGGGTGTTCAAATGA
- a CDS encoding FecCD family ABC transporter permease, producing the protein MSRAGLRALRIGTFSTLVRPRALACLALISLTAFILLGFGLTHGSLPIPTSAIGRALLYPQSLEADTRYIVMDIRLPRLLMAVLCGAMLGMAGAAMQSVTRNGLADPGLIGVKEGCSAAVLVLIFQFPALSLAWRPLAGMAGGILTALLVVALARDISRPRFILTGIGVSWAFAAAMGVFMTTADVRDVQTAMLWLAGSLHAANWTLVGIAAAWTLPAFALLLLTARAADVALMGNPTATGLGVHTSRLALLRVLAPVVLTAACVSCVGSIGFVGLIAPHMARLLLRGGQTALLAGSAVLGALLVLLADNVGRLAFLPLQLPAGVVISLIGGPFFLLLLWQRRDRF; encoded by the coding sequence ATGAGCCGGGCCGGACTGCGCGCGTTGCGTATAGGCACCTTTTCTACGCTGGTACGCCCGAGGGCGCTGGCCTGCCTTGCGCTGATTTCACTCACGGCCTTTATCCTGCTCGGGTTTGGCCTGACGCACGGCTCGCTGCCGATCCCGACGTCGGCCATCGGACGGGCGCTGCTGTATCCGCAAAGTCTGGAGGCGGATACGCGCTACATCGTGATGGATATTCGTCTGCCGCGTCTGCTCATGGCGGTGTTATGCGGTGCCATGCTCGGCATGGCGGGGGCAGCGATGCAGTCTGTCACCCGTAATGGCCTTGCCGACCCGGGGCTTATCGGCGTGAAAGAGGGATGTAGCGCGGCGGTGCTGGTGCTGATTTTTCAGTTCCCGGCGCTCAGCCTGGCCTGGCGACCGCTGGCGGGAATGGCGGGGGGCATACTCACCGCGCTGCTGGTGGTGGCGCTGGCGCGCGATATTTCGCGGCCGCGATTTATCCTGACGGGGATCGGCGTTTCCTGGGCGTTTGCCGCGGCAATGGGGGTCTTCATGACCACCGCCGACGTGCGTGACGTGCAGACGGCGATGCTGTGGCTGGCGGGAAGCCTGCATGCCGCAAACTGGACGCTGGTGGGCATTGCGGCAGCCTGGACGCTGCCGGCATTTGCGCTATTGCTGTTGACCGCGCGCGCCGCAGACGTGGCCCTGATGGGCAACCCCACCGCAACGGGGCTTGGCGTACACACCTCACGGCTGGCGCTGCTGCGTGTGCTTGCCCCGGTGGTGCTGACCGCAGCCTGCGTCTCCTGCGTGGGCAGTATCGGTTTTGTGGGACTGATTGCGCCACATATGGCACGCCTGCTGCTGCGCGGCGGACAAACCGCGCTGCTGGCGGGAAGTGCCGTCCTGGGTGCGCTGCTGGTTCTGCTGGCAGATAACGTCGGACGTCTGGCTTTCCTGCCGCTGCAGTTGCCGGCAGGCGTAGTCATTTCATTGATTGGCGGACCGTTTTTCCTGCTGCTGCTCTGGCAGCGACGGGACAGATTTTAG
- a CDS encoding iron-siderophore ABC transporter substrate-binding protein, giving the protein MRILFSMLLLVGFTVSAAEPTQTFTDDLNRKVTVPLHPKRIVSLHDLDITIPLIELGVPPVASHGRTRPDGSHFLRASGMLTGVDFDNADIKFIGSADIDIEAIAAAKPDLIITEPTRNTPVEQLEKIAPTVSIDHLDGGAPEIYRKLAQLTGTEARLKILERRYQEQINALKATIDTRNITVSVIQANQGKINAMHSYHSLGRVLRDAGFTFPPLIESIPDGGRIDVSAERLPELDADFVFATWRGDTGGKPQDELAAMDAVMPGWCQFLNACRTGHYILISREEAISNSFASLGLMAAQVQSQIAGRPLPEASQ; this is encoded by the coding sequence ATGCGTATACTTTTTTCGATGTTGTTGCTGGTGGGGTTTACCGTGAGTGCGGCGGAGCCGACGCAGACGTTTACCGACGATCTGAACCGCAAGGTGACTGTGCCCCTTCACCCGAAGCGGATTGTCTCGCTGCACGATCTGGATATCACCATTCCGCTGATTGAGCTCGGCGTGCCGCCAGTGGCAAGCCACGGGCGCACGCGGCCGGACGGTAGCCATTTTCTGCGCGCCAGCGGCATGCTGACGGGCGTTGATTTTGATAACGCCGACATCAAATTTATCGGCTCCGCGGATATCGACATCGAGGCCATCGCCGCTGCAAAGCCGGATCTGATCATCACCGAACCAACCCGTAACACGCCGGTTGAACAGCTGGAGAAAATTGCCCCGACGGTGAGTATCGATCATCTCGATGGCGGCGCGCCGGAGATCTACCGCAAGCTGGCACAGCTCACGGGCACCGAAGCCCGGTTGAAGATCCTTGAACGTCGCTATCAGGAGCAGATTAACGCCCTGAAAGCGACCATCGACACCCGCAACATCACCGTGTCGGTGATACAGGCCAACCAGGGCAAAATCAACGCCATGCACAGCTACCACTCGCTGGGGCGCGTGCTGCGTGACGCAGGATTCACATTCCCGCCGCTGATTGAGTCCATCCCTGACGGCGGTCGAATTGACGTCAGCGCCGAGCGTCTGCCCGAGCTGGATGCAGATTTTGTCTTTGCCACCTGGCGCGGGGATACCGGCGGCAAACCGCAGGATGAGCTGGCAGCGATGGATGCCGTGATGCCTGGCTGGTGTCAGTTCCTCAATGCCTGTCGCACCGGTCACTACATACTGATCTCCCGTGAAGAGGCCATCTCGAACTCCTTTGCCTCCTTAGGCCTGATGGCCGCCCAGGTGCAGTCGCAGATTGCCGGTCGACCGCTGCCGGAGGCGTCACAGTGA
- a CDS encoding MurR/RpiR family transcriptional regulator — translation MIRKDKARVDVYGDRFRSRGHQLTPRLLQVARYINENREAVMEQTAMEIAALLKTSDATVVRAIQALGFAGLRDLKQTLEQWFGPVVSSSEKMSTTVNTLTSDVNASIDFVLEGHQHTCDVLSEPHNRYAMAQAVSLLAQARQVAIFGIGASGILAEYTSRLFSRIGLPAIALNRTGIGLAEQLIALQRGDVLVMMAQKSAHREGQTTLREAKRLSIPTILLTNATDSRFSKEASVVIHVPRGGEKGKIPLHGTVLLCLEMIILSVASMEPQRTIRSMKRINEFHRGLKPGKKSG, via the coding sequence GTGATCAGAAAAGACAAAGCCCGGGTTGATGTCTATGGCGACCGCTTTCGCTCGCGGGGGCACCAGCTCACGCCGCGCCTGCTGCAGGTTGCGCGTTACATCAATGAAAACCGCGAAGCGGTGATGGAGCAGACGGCGATGGAGATTGCCGCGTTGCTGAAAACCTCGGACGCTACGGTGGTACGCGCCATTCAGGCTCTTGGCTTTGCCGGGCTGCGTGACCTGAAGCAGACTCTGGAGCAGTGGTTTGGGCCGGTGGTCTCCTCCAGCGAAAAAATGTCCACCACGGTGAATACGCTCACCAGCGACGTGAACGCGAGCATCGATTTTGTGCTGGAAGGGCATCAGCATACCTGTGACGTGCTATCCGAGCCGCACAACCGCTACGCAATGGCGCAGGCGGTGTCGTTGCTGGCGCAGGCACGTCAGGTCGCGATCTTTGGGATTGGGGCTTCCGGCATTCTGGCCGAGTACACTTCCCGGCTGTTCAGCCGTATCGGCCTGCCCGCTATTGCGCTCAACCGCACCGGCATTGGTCTGGCAGAGCAACTGATAGCCTTACAGCGCGGCGACGTGCTGGTGATGATGGCGCAAAAATCGGCCCACCGGGAAGGACAAACCACGCTGCGTGAAGCGAAACGGCTGAGTATTCCCACGATACTGCTGACCAATGCTACGGACTCGCGCTTCAGCAAAGAGGCCAGCGTGGTGATCCACGTTCCGCGCGGCGGTGAAAAGGGCAAAATTCCGCTCCACGGCACGGTGCTGCTGTGTCTGGAGATGATCATTTTGTCTGTAGCGTCAATGGAGCCCCAGCGCACCATCAGGTCGATGAAGCGCATTAACGAATTTCATCGCGGGTTAAAACCGGGCAAGAAGAGCGGGTGA
- a CDS encoding AraC family transcriptional regulator, giving the protein MRDTPTSDHLELITLNDTVVSFSRLFANTVRYHHWHQCLEILYVEEGFGVAIVDNRHYTMRPGRLFFFPPFTLHKVMVDEKAEALYRRTIIHLDQHAVLKTLRDFPQAQQRLQKLSRRGGEAWVADLAHCQKHIDYLLGCYQPPLNSENIAGLLISLFAMLPDDNDGAPGSSQGVASQVMFWLDEHYREKFRLDALAAELGKSRSYVSRKFHAETGEKIHDYLNTLRLRKACEYLLHSDASVREIAAQVGFSDVTWFISAFKKGIGETPLQYRKNHGAA; this is encoded by the coding sequence ATGCGCGACACGCCAACATCCGATCATCTGGAGCTGATTACCTTAAATGACACCGTGGTGTCGTTTAGCCGCCTGTTCGCCAATACGGTGCGCTATCACCACTGGCATCAGTGTCTGGAAATTCTCTATGTGGAAGAAGGCTTTGGCGTGGCGATTGTCGATAACCGTCATTACACCATGCGCCCCGGGCGGCTGTTTTTCTTCCCACCGTTTACCCTGCATAAGGTGATGGTGGACGAGAAGGCAGAAGCCCTTTACAGGCGCACCATTATTCATCTCGACCAGCATGCCGTACTGAAAACCCTGCGTGATTTTCCGCAGGCTCAGCAGCGTCTGCAGAAGCTGTCTCGTCGTGGCGGCGAGGCCTGGGTCGCTGACCTGGCGCATTGCCAGAAGCATATCGATTATCTTCTTGGCTGTTATCAGCCGCCGCTGAACAGCGAAAACATTGCCGGGCTGTTGATTAGCCTGTTTGCCATGCTGCCGGATGATAACGACGGTGCCCCGGGGAGCAGTCAGGGAGTAGCAAGTCAGGTGATGTTCTGGCTGGATGAGCACTATCGGGAGAAATTTCGCCTGGATGCGCTGGCGGCTGAGCTGGGAAAATCACGCAGCTATGTATCGCGAAAATTCCATGCGGAAACAGGCGAGAAGATCCACGACTATCTGAATACACTACGGCTGCGAAAAGCCTGCGAGTACTTGCTGCACAGTGATGCCAGCGTGCGTGAGATTGCCGCGCAGGTGGGATTTTCCGACGTGACGTGGTTTATCAGCGCCTTTAAAAAAGGAATTGGTGAGACGCCGCTGCAGTACCGGAAAAATCATGGCGCGGCGTGA